The genomic segment CTCACGCATGCTCTTTTGAGCGCTCGGCGTGGCAGAGATGCACCAAGCACCGCATCCAGCGGGCCGCTCCACTGGAGGTGGCCCGCACACAAGGGAGGCACGGCATGGCGTCCACCGCATGCGTTCCCTCGGTCCCGGCGCCCGGTGACGCCGAGGACCTCCGCGAGCGGGCGCGCGGCGCGCTCCTCGGCCTCGCGGTCGGCGACGCGCTCGGCGCGCCCGCCGAGAACATGAAACCGTCCGAGATCCGCCGCCGCTGGGGCCGCATCACGGGCTACGTCGCCGAACACCCGGCGGGCACGGACGACACGGAGTACGCGATCTTCTCCGGTCTCCTGCTCGCCCGGCACGGCTCCGCGCTCACGGTCGCACACGTCGAGAAGGCCTGGCACCAGTGGATCGCCGACCTGGACGAGGGCCCGTTCCGCGGGGCGGGCTTCAGTGAACGCGGCACCCTGGAGAACCTGCGCAGAGGGCTCGCCGCCCCGATCTCCGCCCAGCACCGGCACGCGTGGAGCGACGGCCTCGCGATGCGGGCCGCGCCCTTCGGCGTCTTCGCCGCGGGCGACCCGCACGAAGCGGCCCGCCTCGTCGCGATCGACGGCTCCGTCAGCCACGACGGCGAGGGCATCCACGGCGGCCGGGCGGTGGCGGCGGGGGTCGCGGCGGCCATGGCGGGCGCACCGGTGGAGGCGGTGGTCGCCGCGGCACTCTCGGTCGTCCCCGAGGACTCCTGGACGTCCCGCTCGCTGCACCGCGCGGTGGCGGCCGCCGACCGCGGCGAACGCGCGGTGCGCTCCGCGGTGGTCATCGGCGGCTACCCCTGGACGGACCTCGCCCCCGAGGCGGTCGGGCTCGCGTTCGGGGCGTACGCGGTGGCGCGCGGGGACTTCGGCGACGCGGTGCTCTGCGCGGTGAACATGGGCCGGGACGCGGACACGACGGCGGCGGTGGCGGGCGCTCTCTCCGGCGCGACGTGCGGCGCCTCGGCGATCCCCCTCCCCTGGTCAACGGCGATCGGCCCGGCACGGGGCAGCTGTCTGCCGTCGATGCGGGGCCACCACGTGTTGGACGTGGCGGATCTCCTTACCCCGGATCCCGAGCCGGTGCGGGCATGACCACGGCGGGCAGGGAAGCCTTTACCACTGTGGGCAGGCGTGCCGCAGGGCGATGGGGGTCCCCCCTGCTCGAGCGG from the Streptomyces venezuelae genome contains:
- a CDS encoding ADP-ribosylglycohydrolase family protein, which produces MASTACVPSVPAPGDAEDLRERARGALLGLAVGDALGAPAENMKPSEIRRRWGRITGYVAEHPAGTDDTEYAIFSGLLLARHGSALTVAHVEKAWHQWIADLDEGPFRGAGFSERGTLENLRRGLAAPISAQHRHAWSDGLAMRAAPFGVFAAGDPHEAARLVAIDGSVSHDGEGIHGGRAVAAGVAAAMAGAPVEAVVAAALSVVPEDSWTSRSLHRAVAAADRGERAVRSAVVIGGYPWTDLAPEAVGLAFGAYAVARGDFGDAVLCAVNMGRDADTTAAVAGALSGATCGASAIPLPWSTAIGPARGSCLPSMRGHHVLDVADLLTPDPEPVRA